In Gammaproteobacteria bacterium, the DNA window AGCACATTGGCTTCGCCACAGGCGCGAATGATATCCGGAGCGTGGCCGCCGCCGGCGCCTTCAGTGTGATAGGTGTGAATCGCCCGGCCCTTGAAGGCGGCCAGCGTGTCCTCGACGAAACCGGATTCATTCAGAGTATCGGTATGAATCGCCACCTGCACATCATAGCGCTCGGCGACCGCCAGGCAATTATCGATCGCCGCCGGGGTCGTTCCCCAGTCCTCATGCAGTTTCAGGCCCATCGCCCCGGCTTCGATTTGCTCCTCCAGCGCGGCGGGCTGGCTGGCGTTGCCTTTGCCGAGAAAGCCGAGATTCATCGGTAAACCTTCCGCCGCCTGCAACATCCGCCGCAGATTCCAGGGACCCGGCGTACAGGTCGTCGCATTGGTGCCGGTAGCTGGCCCGGTGCCGCCGCCGATCATCGTAGTCACGCCGGACATCAGCGCTTCTTCGACCTGTTGTGGGCAGATGAAATGAATATGGCTGTCGATGCCGCCGGCGGTGGCGATCAATCCTTCGCCGGCAATAGCCTCGGTGCCGGGACCGATGATGATATTCACATTCGGCTGGATGTCGGGATTGCCGGCTTTACCGATGCCAGAAATACGCCCATCCTTGATACCGATGTCGGCCTTGACAATGCCCCAGTGATCGACGATCAGCGCATTGGTGATCACCATATCGACCGCTCCGCCGCCTTGGGGGCGTTGCGACTGGCCCATGCCATCGCGGATCACCTTGCCGCCGCCAAATTTCACTTCCTCGCCGTAAAGCGCATCGTCGCGTTCGACTTCGATCCACAGTTCGGTATCTCCCAGCCGCACCCGGTCGCCGGTGGTGGGGCCGTACATCTCTGCGTAAGCGCAGCGGTCAATGCGGCTCATGGCTGCTTCTCCAGCGATCCCATTACTTCAGCGCGGAAACCGTAGACTTCCCGGGTTCCCGCATAATCCACCAGATCCACCTCGCGTTCCTGGCCGGGTTCAAAACGTACCGCTGTGCCGGCGGGAATATCAAGCCGGCAGCCGCGCGCCAGCGCCCGGTCGAAACGTAGGCCGGGGTTGGTTTCGGCAAAGTGGTAGTGTGAACCGACCTGAATGGGCCGATCGCCGGTATTAGCGACGTTCAGATGAGTGACGCGACGACCGGCATTCAATTCGAGGTTGCCGTCAACAGTGATGATTTCACCGGGAATCATGCGGTATCTCCTCAAGGAATCGGGTGATGGACGGTAACCAGCTTGGTTCCATCGGGAAAAGTCGCTTCGATTTGCACCTCGGGAATCATTTCCGGGACGCCCTCCATCACCTCATCGCGGGTCAGCAGGGTACGGCCATGACTCATTAATTCGGCCACGCTTTGCCCTTCCCGCGCGCCCTCCAACAGGGCGCAGGACAGATAGGCGACGGCTTCCGGGTAGTTGAGTTTCAGACCCTTGGCTTTGCGCCGTTCCGCCAACATGCCGGCGGTAAACAGTAATAACTTGTCTTTTTCGCGGGGAGTGAGTTCCATGGGCGTTCTCGAGTTGCGATCAGGTATTCCAGAAGCGTGGAGGACAGGGGGGACGGTTGAATAGTAACGGTCTCAATAACTCCCATGCCAGGATAAAAAATCGTTGGGCGCGCGAAGTCGAAGGACCGAGGTAGCGGCCAATCAGTACGCCATCCAGCTGGGTCACAGCGACCCGCTCGTTGTCCAGCAAGCGGTGACTATTCCATGCAGCCCGAATGGCGTCACTCTCTCCACCCCAACCCTCCCCCACAGGGGTGGTAGCGGTCTTGGCGGGAGTGCATAGCAATGTAGCGCTCACCGGTTGACCTTGTAAACCCCAGGCGGCGTTAAGCGCGGAATCACCACCTGTATAGTTTGCCTGTTCCAGATAGAGCGGTTCGCCATCGCGCCAGAGTTCCAGCGTTTGCCGGCATTTGCCTGTCGTAAAGGTTTCATCGGCGGCGGGCCGGCCCAGACAGAGAATTTCCCAGCCCAGAAAGCGGGCGTCGCCGTGCAGCTCAACCTGGGTCAGGGTATGGACCTGCGCACCGCTGTAAACGATATTCTCCTGAGGCAGCCATTCCAGCGCACTGCCAGCGGTGACTGTCAATTGTTGAATTTGCCTGGCCAGGGGGCCGGTGCTGCGGTAGAACTTGCCTGCGGCTGGTGTGGTGAGCAGGGTGTGCGCGCCGGTTTCAATCTGTGCATCCACCTGTAACTCATCACCACCGACCACCCCGCCAGGAGGATGGAGAATAGCGACATGACAGACCTCCGATCCTTCGGGATAGAATGGCCGCTGCACCCGCAAGGGACCTTGATGAGCGCATTGACCTAGAACCGTGCGAGAACTGCAACGCTGAAAGCCTAGCCTTAGGGAAGCCCGCCAACCCGTGGTGGATGGAGAAGTCGCGACGGTCAGGATGGCAGCGCTCCGCAAGTGGCGTTCGAGTCTTCGGGTTGGGAAATACGGCTATTGGTTCATAAACAGTCTAGCCTATTCTTTAATAGGAATCGGGTGTGGTTGCGCCCGGCGGCAAGCGATTTTTCAACAGCGAGAACGGAACGAAACGGATGGACAAATGGCGCTGGAACCCGAGCAAGCATTAGTCGGCAAGACCGCTGAGAGGCCAGTTCAACCCCCGGTGCAAGTTCGTCTGGGTTTGGCGACGCGCCTGTCGCTGGCGTTGGTGAGTGCGGTGGCGCTCGTGTTTGTCACGGCATTTTATTATGACTATCAGAAGTCGCATCAGCACATGCTGAACAGCGTCAACGCCGCCATCGCGGGTTTAAGCAGTGCGATTATTGGCAACCTGCAAGGTATTTTGGCGGATATCACAGCGGTTGCATCCGAGTTGGCGCAAACTGTTCAACAGGGAAAAGATGCCGAGGCATTACGCACGGTGGCTACGGACGCCATCATGGACAGTTCCTACTGCAATGTGGTAACCGTGGCGCTGGACTCGATCAACAGAGCGATTCCTTCGCAAATCCGGACGCAAATCCTGAGCTGTCGCTATAGTCATTCCAAAGTCGCTTGCAAAGTGACCATGGCCCCAGAGAATCGGGAGCCGATGATTCAGGATTCCTCCTCGAAAACATCAGAACAGGGGATATGGAGCGAACCCTTCCTAAATCCTGACACGGGTGAAGCAGTCTCCGCCTACACGGTGTCAGTCTATCGCATGGAGAATGACGCACGGGTGAGGGTCGGCATAGTAAATGCGGAACTTTCTTTAAGTACTTTGGCGACCGCTATCCAGCGTCTACGGATTTTTGAAACGGGGTATGTGTTCATCCTGTCCGGCGATGGCCGGTATCTGGCCCACCTGGATACACAACGGGATATGTCCGAAACGATCTTTGATGTGGCGCGCTTTCAGAAGAATCAAAACTTGCTGGAGATCGGCCAGCGAATGATCCGGGGCGAAACCGGCTTTGCCGCCCTGTGGAGTCCTTACCTACAAAAGCCGGCCCGGATTTACTTTACGCCCTTGCCTGGAACCGATTGGTCGATTGGCGTCGTATTCGGTGAGGAGGAGTTGTTTGCGAATCTGCAGACATTAGCCGGTGAGGTTATTCTTATTGGCGCCGCCGGGTTATTACTACTGCTGGCGCTGGTGGTGCTGATTGTTCGCCAGTTTACCCGACCCTTGCTGGTGCTAACGGAGAAAAGCACCGCCATTGCCGGCGGCGATCTGGAGGTGGCGATCCCGCCGCCGCGCACGTATGACGAAGTCGGGGTGTTAACCCAATCCTTTGCCGAAATGCGCCAGGCGTTGTGTCGGCAACTGGATATCCTCGCTGAAACTCGGGCAGTACAGGCGCGGATCGACAGCGAACTGAAAATCGCCCGCGCCATTCAGGACAGCTTTTTGCCGCACGACCCAGTCAGTTTGGCGGCCAAGGGTGGTTTGGAAGTCGCAACCTGGTTTGAGCCGGCGCGCGAGGTGGGTGGCGACTTGTTCCAGTGTTTCTGGCTGGCGGATGGACGGCTGTTTTTGTGCATCGGCGACGTTGCGGGCAAGGGCGTTCCCGCCGCGCTGATGATGGCGGTCACCACAACGTTGGTGAAGGCCATGGCTACGACGACTCCGGATCCCGCTGGGGTTTTGGGACAAGTCAATCGTGAATTGTGTGTCCTGAACGACCGGTTGTTGTTTGTAACCTTTTTTGCAGCGGCGCTGCACCCGGAAACCGGTGTTCTGACCTTTGGCAATGCGGGACATAATCCGCCGTTGATCCGCCATGCCGATGGCAGCGCCGAATTCATGAAGATTGCGCCAGAGTTGGTGCTCGGCGTCGAAGCGAACTGGAGCTACGCTTCAGCGACGCTCCGCTTGCCGCCAGGAGATATGCTGTTGTTGTACACCGATGGAGTCACCGAGGCCATGAATGCCGCAGGTGAATGTTTCGATTCCTGGCAGTTGCTGGAGGTCTGTCGCGCAACGGATATTGCCCATCCGCGCCAGCTGATCGAGAAAATCATAGTCGCGGTGGCCACGCATGTAGGATCAGCTGAGCAGAGCGACGATTTAACTCTGTTAGCGGTGGCGCATCCGGATTCTCTTGCCGAACCGACTGTGGAGGCGCAAACAACGTGACGCCTGAAAATTTCGACGAAAAAACCGTCCGCTTGCAGCTGCCGGCTGAACTCGATCATTTACCGGCGCTTCTCGATCATATTCGCGAGATCGCCCAGAACGCCCAGTTGGTCGAAGCGCAGATTTCCCGGCTGGAACTGGCAGTGGAAGAAACGCTGGTCAATGTATTTAGTTATGCCTATGACGAGCAAACACGCGCTGATGGCGCCGTATTTTGTGAAGTTACCATCCGGGCCGACGGG includes these proteins:
- the ureC gene encoding urease subunit alpha, translating into MSRIDRCAYAEMYGPTTGDRVRLGDTELWIEVERDDALYGEEVKFGGGKVIRDGMGQSQRPQGGGAVDMVITNALIVDHWGIVKADIGIKDGRISGIGKAGNPDIQPNVNIIIGPGTEAIAGEGLIATAGGIDSHIHFICPQQVEEALMSGVTTMIGGGTGPATGTNATTCTPGPWNLRRMLQAAEGLPMNLGFLGKGNASQPAALEEQIEAGAMGLKLHEDWGTTPAAIDNCLAVAERYDVQVAIHTDTLNESGFVEDTLAAFKGRAIHTYHTEGAGGGHAPDIIRACGEANVLPSSTNPTRPYTVNTVDEHLDMLMVCHHLDPGIPEDVAFADSRIRRETIAAEDILHDLGAFSMISSDSQAMGRVGEVITRTWQTAHKMKVQRGNLLPPSAPEDEASHPADNFRVKRYIAKYTINPAITHGIGHLVGSLEVGKLADIVLWRPAFFGVKPALIIKGGFIIAAPMGDPNASIPTPQPVHYRPMFGAFGGALAATCLTFVSKAALNSGALDTLGLHRMLAAVRDTRTVSKRDLIHNDALPKIDVDPQTYEVRADGVLLTCEPAAILPLAQRYFLF
- a CDS encoding urease subunit beta, whose amino-acid sequence is MIPGEIITVDGNLELNAGRRVTHLNVANTGDRPIQVGSHYHFAETNPGLRFDRALARGCRLDIPAGTAVRFEPGQEREVDLVDYAGTREVYGFRAEVMGSLEKQP
- the ureA gene encoding urease subunit gamma, with the protein product MELTPREKDKLLLFTAGMLAERRKAKGLKLNYPEAVAYLSCALLEGAREGQSVAELMSHGRTLLTRDEVMEGVPEMIPEVQIEATFPDGTKLVTVHHPIP
- a CDS encoding urease accessory protein UreD, which translates into the protein MTVATSPSTTGWRASLRLGFQRCSSRTVLGQCAHQGPLRVQRPFYPEGSEVCHVAILHPPGGVVGGDELQVDAQIETGAHTLLTTPAAGKFYRSTGPLARQIQQLTVTAGSALEWLPQENIVYSGAQVHTLTQVELHGDARFLGWEILCLGRPAADETFTTGKCRQTLELWRDGEPLYLEQANYTGGDSALNAAWGLQGQPVSATLLCTPAKTATTPVGEGWGGESDAIRAAWNSHRLLDNERVAVTQLDGVLIGRYLGPSTSRAQRFFILAWELLRPLLFNRPPCPPRFWNT
- a CDS encoding SpoIIE family protein phosphatase, producing MALEPEQALVGKTAERPVQPPVQVRLGLATRLSLALVSAVALVFVTAFYYDYQKSHQHMLNSVNAAIAGLSSAIIGNLQGILADITAVASELAQTVQQGKDAEALRTVATDAIMDSSYCNVVTVALDSINRAIPSQIRTQILSCRYSHSKVACKVTMAPENREPMIQDSSSKTSEQGIWSEPFLNPDTGEAVSAYTVSVYRMENDARVRVGIVNAELSLSTLATAIQRLRIFETGYVFILSGDGRYLAHLDTQRDMSETIFDVARFQKNQNLLEIGQRMIRGETGFAALWSPYLQKPARIYFTPLPGTDWSIGVVFGEEELFANLQTLAGEVILIGAAGLLLLLALVVLIVRQFTRPLLVLTEKSTAIAGGDLEVAIPPPRTYDEVGVLTQSFAEMRQALCRQLDILAETRAVQARIDSELKIARAIQDSFLPHDPVSLAAKGGLEVATWFEPAREVGGDLFQCFWLADGRLFLCIGDVAGKGVPAALMMAVTTTLVKAMATTTPDPAGVLGQVNRELCVLNDRLLFVTFFAAALHPETGVLTFGNAGHNPPLIRHADGSAEFMKIAPELVLGVEANWSYASATLRLPPGDMLLLYTDGVTEAMNAAGECFDSWQLLEVCRATDIAHPRQLIEKIIVAVATHVGSAEQSDDLTLLAVAHPDSLAEPTVEAQTT
- a CDS encoding ATP-binding protein, which encodes MTPENFDEKTVRLQLPAELDHLPALLDHIREIAQNAQLVEAQISRLELAVEETLVNVFSYAYDEQTRADGAVFCEVTIRADGLTVEIIDHGPPFDPLARPDPDTTLELEQRQPGGLGILLIKTLVDEARYRREDGRNVLSLRINR